AGAGGAGTGCAGACTGTGGGCTACACAGCTAGTATCCCAAAAAGCGCTGCGTCCAATTGAGTCGAGCGCCCGACGGGCAGGCGGGTCGACCAGCGATTAGGCGGAGAGACGATCAGACGGCTTAGACGGCTTAGACGACTTCGTCGAAGTCGTGGTGGCCGTGGATGTCGACGCCCTCGTCGGTGATTTCACAGAGGAAGACACCGTTACCGGAGCCGGTGTCACGCTCTGCAGCAGACTTGATTGCGCGGGCAGCGACCGTCGTCGCCTCGTCGTTCGAGAGGTCCTCTTCGAACTCCTGCTCGAGGAGACCGTAGGCGAGTTGCATCCCGGAGCCGGTGACGGTGTAATCGTCTTCCATGACGCCGCCGGCTGGGTCGATGCTGTAGACGTGGCTCCCTTCCTCGTCGACGCCGCCCAGAATCGGGTGGATCGCAAAGAACGGGCCGCCGCGGGCGAAGTTGCCGGCGAGGGTCGCGAGTGCGTCCATGCTGATCGGCTCGCCGCGACGGGCCTCGTAGAGGTTAACCTCGGCGCGGAGGCTGCCGATGAACGACTGGGCACCGCCGACGCTGCCAACCATCGTCAGCGCGCCCGTTGGGTGGATCTGTTCGACCTTCTGGACGTTCTTGTTCGAGACGAAGCG
The DNA window shown above is from Natrialba magadii ATCC 43099 and carries:
- the psmB gene encoding archaeal proteasome endopeptidase complex subunit beta, which gives rise to MRAPQHNSDFSRTVNQLADDPNPYEPEVGSMPKNEFSRADLDNVNKTGTTTIGITTEDGVVIATDMRASLGGRFVSNKNVQKVEQIHPTGALTMVGSVGGAQSFIGSLRAEVNLYEARRGEPISMDALATLAGNFARGGPFFAIHPILGGVDEEGSHVYSIDPAGGVMEDDYTVTGSGMQLAYGLLEQEFEEDLSNDEATTVAARAIKSAAERDTGSGNGVFLCEITDEGVDIHGHHDFDEVV